A region of Kribbella sp. NBC_01245 DNA encodes the following proteins:
- a CDS encoding TetR/AcrR family transcriptional regulator: MSTEATVETRRDRQRAATVAEIKAAARRRLVEGGQTAIGLRAIARDLDLSAPALYRYFPSHDELITALITDLFDELTAAMVAARDEYAPDDLAARLYATALALRAWAVAHPAEFGLVFGSPVHSPMLDPYDDSPCHQAGMRFGAVFKDLMQELWHRRPFPIPPDEELGPELVAQLESRAAQFGNLPPGAIYLSLNYWTRLYGLICMEIFGQLHWALDDAGAYFQAQVNEIARALSLDCL; the protein is encoded by the coding sequence GTGAGTACTGAAGCGACCGTCGAGACGCGACGGGACCGGCAACGTGCCGCGACCGTCGCCGAGATCAAGGCGGCGGCCCGGCGGCGACTGGTCGAGGGCGGCCAGACCGCGATCGGGCTGCGGGCGATCGCGCGCGACCTCGACCTGAGTGCGCCCGCGCTGTACCGGTACTTCCCGAGTCACGACGAGCTGATCACCGCGCTCATCACCGACCTGTTCGACGAGCTCACCGCCGCGATGGTCGCCGCTCGCGACGAGTACGCGCCCGACGATCTCGCTGCCCGGCTCTACGCGACCGCGCTGGCGCTGCGCGCGTGGGCGGTGGCCCATCCGGCCGAGTTCGGCCTGGTCTTCGGCTCGCCCGTGCACAGCCCGATGCTCGATCCGTACGACGATTCGCCGTGCCATCAGGCCGGGATGCGGTTCGGCGCGGTCTTCAAGGATCTGATGCAGGAGCTGTGGCACCGCCGTCCGTTCCCGATCCCGCCCGACGAGGAGCTCGGTCCGGAACTGGTGGCCCAGCTGGAGAGCCGCGCGGCCCAGTTCGGCAATCTGCCGCCGGGCGCGATCTACCTCAGCCTCAACTACTGGACCCGGCTCTACGGCCTGATCTGCATGGAGATCTTCGGCCAGCTGCACTGGGCCCTCGACGACGCCGGCGCCTACTTCCAGGCCCAGGTCAACGAGATCGCCAGGGCGCTCTCCCTGGATTGCCTGTAA
- a CDS encoding SPFH domain-containing protein produces the protein MAKTPNVAAIKSKSPVGKVIGVVILVIIAIILLVKIFNFANTATNEIGLHYGGGIIEDRKFKSVIAPGSTNKRIGPGDQFYVYPIDQRSYIIGGAGADSSADDEVTVVSKDNVRLGVRVQVYFTLNRDQAILQNFHERIGLKTYAFTEKGWHDMLRAYFRPQIDRALAAVATNYNWAELYNNEAKKAQFQTAAAKEFTRLLPAAVGGDYFCGPSYNGNNGCGELSFTIQKPNPMDKGIIDGIEAKQRAELARQAQEQKNQQVNVELQSVKAQVALLGAQGYLLKSAIESGKIQFMVIPQNGNVSIPVPVPSTTPTPR, from the coding sequence ATGGCGAAGACCCCGAACGTGGCGGCGATCAAGTCGAAGAGCCCGGTGGGCAAGGTGATCGGCGTTGTGATCCTGGTGATCATCGCGATCATCCTGCTGGTCAAGATCTTCAACTTCGCGAACACCGCGACGAATGAGATCGGCCTGCACTACGGCGGCGGCATCATCGAGGATCGCAAGTTCAAGAGCGTGATCGCGCCGGGTTCCACCAACAAGCGGATCGGCCCCGGCGACCAGTTCTACGTCTACCCGATCGACCAGCGCTCGTACATCATCGGCGGCGCCGGCGCGGACAGCTCCGCCGATGACGAGGTCACGGTCGTCAGCAAGGACAACGTGCGCCTCGGGGTGCGGGTCCAGGTCTACTTCACGCTGAACCGTGACCAGGCCATCCTGCAGAACTTCCACGAGCGGATCGGCCTCAAGACCTACGCCTTCACCGAGAAGGGCTGGCACGACATGCTGCGGGCGTACTTCCGGCCGCAGATCGACCGCGCCCTCGCCGCCGTCGCGACCAACTACAACTGGGCCGAGCTCTACAACAACGAGGCCAAGAAGGCGCAGTTCCAGACCGCCGCGGCGAAGGAGTTCACCCGGCTGCTGCCGGCCGCCGTCGGTGGCGACTACTTCTGCGGCCCGAGCTACAACGGCAACAACGGTTGTGGCGAGCTGTCCTTCACGATCCAGAAGCCGAACCCGATGGACAAGGGCATCATCGACGGTATCGAGGCGAAGCAGCGCGCCGAGCTGGCCCGGCAGGCGCAGGAGCAGAAGAACCAGCAGGTGAACGTCGAGCTGCAGTCGGTCAAGGCCCAGGTGGCGCTGCTCGGCGCGCAGGGTTACCTGCTCAAGTCCGCGATCGAGTCCGGCAAGATCCAGTTCATGGTGATCCCGCAGAACGGCAACGTCAGCATCCCGGTGCCGGTGCCGAGCACCACGCCGACGCCGCGTTAG
- a CDS encoding TetR/AcrR family transcriptional regulator — MEAPVESTRERLLNVAEERFGDGGYEGTSLRAITVAAEANIAAVNYHFGSKEALLRAAVARAMAPVNTERKRRLDRLEEEGDATPEQLIRAFVEPGLNLAIRRGDRGPTIQRFIGRVAFDPSPRIRELYAAEADPVEGRYLAALRAALPEAHPEAVAFGYVNMLGLLALHQSRTLSKAPGASDGVPSDTQDLTDSLVAFLVAAFQQGLSAN; from the coding sequence GTGGAAGCACCCGTGGAATCCACCCGGGAAAGGTTGCTCAACGTCGCCGAAGAAAGGTTCGGCGATGGGGGGTACGAAGGCACCTCACTGCGCGCGATCACGGTCGCCGCCGAGGCCAATATCGCCGCGGTCAACTATCACTTCGGTTCCAAGGAGGCGCTGTTGCGCGCCGCCGTGGCGCGGGCGATGGCACCGGTCAACACCGAGCGCAAGCGACGGCTCGACCGGCTTGAGGAGGAGGGCGACGCGACACCGGAGCAGCTGATCCGGGCCTTCGTCGAGCCGGGGCTCAATCTCGCGATCAGGCGAGGTGATCGCGGCCCGACCATCCAGCGGTTCATCGGCCGGGTCGCGTTCGACCCGAGCCCGCGGATCCGCGAGCTGTACGCCGCCGAGGCCGATCCGGTCGAGGGGCGTTACCTGGCGGCGCTGCGGGCGGCACTGCCCGAGGCGCATCCGGAAGCGGTCGCCTTCGGGTACGTGAACATGCTCGGGCTGCTCGCACTGCACCAGTCGCGCACGTTGTCCAAGGCGCCCGGGGCGAGTGACGGGGTCCCGTCGGACACCCAGGATCTGACCGACAGCCTGGTGGCGTTCCTGGTGGCGGCGTTTCAGCAGGGGTTGAGCGCCAATTAA
- a CDS encoding ROK family protein has protein sequence MELSEVVVAVDLGGTRMKCGLVARDSTVVHRETRPTPREAGGQAVLDALVETVVELAQKAAAEGYQVRGVGVVVPGIISARGTVRAENLAWLNVGVLDAIRSAVGDGQEVVLAHDVRAGGYAELRNGALVGTTNSLFLPLGTGIAAAMVVDGRLVSGDGFAGEIGHTRFVHTDAAERCACGQFGCLETVASAAALARRYGERTGHPVSDGSREVLELLAAGDPDAAVVWDEAVRPLVDALVLYTTLLAPTRIAIGGGLVGAGETLLRPLRDGLAARLTFQRRPEIVAAVLGEEAGCLGAALMAWDAVNLKSDPEEGEAE, from the coding sequence GTGGAGCTCAGTGAAGTCGTGGTGGCCGTCGATCTCGGCGGAACCCGGATGAAGTGCGGCCTGGTCGCGCGCGACAGCACCGTCGTGCATCGCGAGACCAGGCCCACTCCCCGGGAGGCCGGCGGTCAGGCGGTGCTCGACGCACTGGTCGAAACGGTCGTCGAGTTGGCGCAGAAGGCCGCCGCCGAGGGGTACCAGGTGCGCGGCGTCGGCGTCGTCGTACCGGGCATCATCTCCGCTCGCGGTACCGTCCGCGCTGAGAACCTGGCCTGGCTGAACGTCGGCGTACTGGACGCGATCCGCTCGGCCGTCGGCGATGGTCAAGAGGTGGTGCTTGCCCACGACGTACGCGCAGGGGGATACGCCGAGCTGCGCAACGGCGCCCTCGTCGGCACCACCAACTCGCTCTTCCTTCCGCTCGGCACGGGTATCGCCGCGGCCATGGTGGTCGACGGCCGGCTGGTTTCCGGAGACGGATTCGCCGGTGAGATCGGCCACACCCGGTTCGTGCACACCGACGCGGCCGAGCGTTGTGCGTGCGGCCAGTTCGGCTGTCTCGAGACCGTCGCTTCGGCCGCCGCCCTTGCCCGGCGGTACGGCGAACGCACGGGTCATCCCGTCAGCGATGGCTCTCGCGAGGTGCTCGAACTCCTCGCGGCAGGTGATCCCGACGCCGCCGTGGTCTGGGACGAGGCCGTGCGGCCGCTGGTGGACGCTCTGGTGCTTTACACGACTCTGCTGGCGCCCACCCGGATCGCCATTGGCGGCGGGCTGGTCGGCGCGGGGGAGACCCTGCTGCGGCCCTTGCGGGACGGGCTCGCGGCGCGCTTGACGTTCCAGCGGCGTCCGGAGATCGTTGCGGCCGTGCTCGGCGAAGAGGCCGGCTGCCTCGGCGCCGCGTTGATGGCCTGGGACGCGGTGAACTTGAAGTCGGACCCTGAGGAGGGTGAAGCCGAATGA
- the nagA gene encoding N-acetylglucosamine-6-phosphate deacetylase yields MTTYLAGRIVTPDDVLERAWIQIVAGDIFAMGRRADGMPANGERPEDLGDITLVPGFVDIHTHGGGGASYSTTDPEEARKVAAFHAKHGTTTTMASLVTGPLDELVSQTACLADLVTDGVIAGVHLEGPFLSAARCGAHEPSLLRDPVEGDLAKVLGDVVKMVTIAPELPSGLDAIRQTVDAGKVAALGHTDATYEQMVAGADAGATVATHLFNGMRPFHHRDPGPVGAALNDPRLLLEVINDGFHLDPQVVRVAVAAAGTRRIALITDAMVATGMPDGRYKLGGLEVDVAAGEARLTTGEKSIAGSTLTMDVAYANAVRAGISLVDASRMASTAPAEAFGWYEVGAIEVGKRADFVVLDSEYAVQKVMRAGEWLD; encoded by the coding sequence ATGACGACGTACCTGGCGGGCCGGATCGTCACCCCGGACGACGTGCTGGAGCGGGCGTGGATCCAGATCGTCGCGGGCGACATCTTCGCGATGGGCCGCCGCGCCGACGGGATGCCCGCCAACGGTGAGCGGCCGGAGGACCTCGGCGACATCACGCTGGTCCCGGGCTTCGTCGACATCCACACCCATGGCGGCGGCGGTGCGTCGTACTCGACGACCGATCCGGAAGAGGCTCGCAAGGTCGCCGCATTCCACGCCAAGCACGGCACCACTACGACGATGGCGAGCCTGGTCACGGGTCCGCTGGACGAGCTGGTCTCGCAGACCGCCTGCCTGGCCGACCTGGTCACCGATGGCGTGATCGCGGGTGTGCACCTGGAAGGCCCGTTCCTTTCGGCCGCGCGTTGTGGTGCGCATGAGCCGTCGTTGTTGCGCGATCCGGTCGAGGGCGATCTGGCCAAGGTGCTCGGCGACGTGGTCAAGATGGTGACGATCGCGCCCGAGCTGCCGAGCGGTCTGGACGCGATCCGGCAGACGGTCGACGCGGGCAAGGTGGCCGCGCTCGGTCATACCGACGCGACGTACGAGCAGATGGTCGCGGGGGCCGACGCCGGCGCGACCGTGGCGACGCATCTCTTCAACGGGATGCGGCCGTTCCACCATCGCGACCCGGGGCCGGTCGGTGCCGCGCTGAACGATCCGCGTCTGCTGCTCGAGGTGATCAACGACGGCTTCCACCTGGATCCGCAGGTGGTCCGGGTGGCGGTGGCCGCGGCCGGGACCAGGCGGATCGCGCTCATCACCGATGCGATGGTCGCGACCGGGATGCCCGACGGCCGGTACAAGCTCGGTGGGCTCGAGGTCGACGTCGCTGCCGGCGAGGCCCGCCTCACCACGGGCGAGAAGTCGATCGCCGGTAGCACGCTGACCATGGACGTCGCGTACGCCAACGCCGTACGGGCCGGGATCTCCCTGGTCGACGCCTCCCGGATGGCGTCGACCGCGCCCGCGGAGGCCTTCGGTTGGTACGAGGTAGGCGCGATCGAGGTCGGCAAGCGTGCGGACTTCGTCGTGCTCGACAGCGAGTACGCCGTCCAGAAGGTGATGCGGGCCGGCGAATGGCTGGACTGA
- a CDS encoding 1-phosphofructokinase family hexose kinase, with amino-acid sequence MAGLIGTVTLNLALDVTYDVPELVPGGSHRVARVRQRAGGKGVNVARVAFALGHRVLTLGLVGGVTGDLALDELYSAGLTALLTPIAGETRRTVAVVASDNGDATIFNEAGPSVAPDEWRAFLDRLPWASLSVLVCSGSLPPGIPDFAYAELAARAREHDVPAVVDAGGAALVAAAKAGAVVRANAAELREALGEDVVVADGTRQLLELGAAAAVITDGAAGMVAVSPLGAWRALPVERVAGNPTGAGDACTAVVAAAVADGSLDWPDVLRAAVAASSAAVLTPVAGDIDLDAYQRWLPAVTVTTL; translated from the coding sequence ATGGCTGGACTGATCGGCACGGTCACGCTCAACCTCGCACTGGACGTCACGTACGACGTACCCGAGCTGGTGCCGGGCGGCAGCCATCGCGTCGCCCGCGTCCGCCAGCGGGCCGGTGGTAAGGGCGTGAACGTCGCCCGGGTCGCCTTCGCTCTCGGCCATCGGGTGCTGACGCTCGGCCTGGTCGGCGGTGTGACCGGCGATCTCGCGTTGGACGAGCTCTACTCAGCGGGTTTGACGGCGCTGCTCACGCCGATCGCGGGCGAGACTCGACGGACCGTCGCGGTAGTTGCTTCGGACAACGGTGATGCCACGATCTTCAACGAGGCCGGGCCTTCGGTCGCTCCGGACGAATGGCGCGCCTTCCTCGATCGGTTGCCGTGGGCAAGCTTGTCGGTGCTCGTCTGTTCGGGGAGTCTGCCGCCGGGGATCCCTGATTTTGCGTACGCCGAGTTGGCCGCGCGCGCCCGGGAGCACGACGTACCGGCTGTGGTTGACGCCGGCGGTGCGGCTTTGGTCGCTGCGGCCAAGGCTGGTGCGGTCGTACGGGCTAACGCGGCTGAGCTGCGCGAGGCCCTTGGCGAGGACGTGGTTGTTGCCGATGGCACCCGTCAGTTGCTCGAACTTGGCGCTGCCGCTGCGGTGATCACTGATGGCGCTGCTGGGATGGTTGCCGTGAGCCCCCTTGGCGCCTGGCGTGCGTTGCCGGTTGAGCGCGTGGCCGGGAATCCTACTGGCGCGGGTGATGCCTGCACGGCGGTGGTCGCTGCTGCTGTGGCTGATGGTTCTTTGGATTGGCCCGACGTGTTGCGTGCTGCTGTGGCGGCCTCGTCGGCGGCCGTGCTCACACCTGTTGCCGGGGACATCGATCTCGACGCGTACCAGCGCTGGTTGCCTGCTGTAACCGTGACTACGTTGTAA